One stretch of Nitrospinota bacterium DNA includes these proteins:
- the dnaE gene encoding DNA polymerase III subunit alpha, translating into MAHEDFVHLHLHSEYSLLDGAIQFPDLLKKAEEFNMPAVAVTDHGNLFGAIDFYQKGFKSPVKPIIGCEVYVASGSRHDKTSNENPDDDISHHLILLVKNLEGYKNLCKLSSAGYTEGFYYKPRIDKELLAQHNQGLIAMSACLKGEVARKLLSNKQEEAEKAAGFYKELFGDRYYLEIQDHGIPEQKMVNPQIVELAKKIGTKVVATNDAHYLQKEHSHAHDALLCIGTGKILSDEKRMRFSSQEFYFKSAEEMRKLFAWIPEAITNTREVAERCNLDLHLGQYHLPEYTVPSDYSSPQKYLDDLVSHNLEIRLHEKEKKEGKLDEKTVQMYRERLKLELGVINNMNFAGYFLITWDFIQFAFKNKIPVGPGRGSAAGSLVAYSLSITDIDPIKYGLLFERFLNPERISMPDIDIDFCMERRDEVIKYVSDKYGEKSVAQIITFGTMKARAVLRDVGRVMDMGYSDVDRIAKLIPETLNITIKEAIKTEPRLADLIKKDPRVKELMETAEVLEGVSRHASTHAAGVVIAPSELTEYLPLYRTNKGDVVTQYPMNNCEDLGLLKMDFLGLRTLTVIDWTEKKIKSKKDPAFSIKSIPMDDKKTFKLLSEAKTLGIFQLESSGMRDILRKLKPENFTDIIALVALYRPGPIGSGMIDSFIRRKHGTEKTENILPQMTEALAETYGVIVYQEQVMKLANVLAGFTMGEADTLRKAMGKKKMDVMENMREKFMEGAKKAKINEKKAGEVFDLMYKFAEYGFNKSHSAAYALLSYQTAYLKAHYPHEFMSSMLTSEMDNTAKVVLYRNECKDMGIDIRPPDVNLSGEYYYVDGNDIIFCMAGIKNVGLGAVREIIRARNENGHFKTVVDFAKAVDTKLINKRAFESLVKCGAFDSLHPNRAAIFEAIDNLFDESAKARNDKTSGQKSMFDQLETEQEETLRLVPDKNPWPERDKLSYEKEMVGFYITGHPLEPFQKDIKHLATHFVTDLADTPSKREVRLCGVVSSLRTQLTKKKKLMAYVTLEDLTGSISVIIWPELLEKSHSLLESNDPVFLVGQLDAGENETKMIASEIISLKEAKTKFTNTIHLKINMVGLEEKLLEEIRSVAKKHRGKSTLTLHFTFPDKKRVFVNASDKYGVTADDKFLDEIETILGPNSVYCS; encoded by the coding sequence ATGGCTCATGAGGATTTCGTCCACCTCCATCTCCATTCAGAATACTCACTCCTGGACGGCGCTATACAGTTTCCCGACTTACTAAAAAAAGCGGAAGAGTTCAACATGCCTGCCGTGGCGGTCACCGACCACGGCAACCTTTTCGGCGCGATCGATTTCTACCAGAAAGGGTTCAAAAGCCCGGTAAAGCCGATAATAGGCTGTGAAGTATACGTTGCGTCTGGAAGCAGGCACGACAAGACGTCAAATGAAAATCCGGATGACGACATCTCCCATCACCTGATACTCCTTGTAAAGAATCTGGAAGGATATAAAAACCTCTGCAAGCTCTCATCGGCCGGATATACCGAAGGATTCTACTATAAACCGCGTATCGACAAGGAACTCCTCGCACAGCATAACCAGGGACTTATCGCAATGTCGGCATGCCTCAAGGGGGAAGTAGCCCGCAAACTCCTTTCCAACAAGCAGGAGGAGGCGGAAAAAGCCGCCGGATTCTATAAGGAGCTTTTCGGCGACAGGTATTACCTTGAGATCCAGGATCACGGCATACCTGAACAGAAGATGGTCAATCCTCAGATAGTCGAGCTGGCTAAAAAGATCGGAACAAAAGTAGTCGCCACCAACGACGCCCATTACCTGCAAAAGGAGCACTCTCACGCGCACGACGCCCTCCTATGCATAGGCACGGGAAAAATCCTCAGCGATGAAAAAAGGATGCGCTTCTCCTCACAGGAGTTCTATTTCAAGTCTGCCGAAGAGATGAGGAAACTTTTCGCATGGATACCGGAAGCGATTACGAATACCAGGGAAGTTGCCGAAAGATGCAACCTCGACCTTCACCTGGGCCAATACCACCTCCCGGAGTACACGGTACCTTCCGACTACTCCTCTCCGCAGAAATACCTCGACGATCTCGTGAGCCATAACCTGGAGATACGCCTCCATGAGAAGGAGAAAAAGGAGGGGAAACTGGATGAAAAAACCGTTCAGATGTACAGGGAGAGACTAAAACTGGAGCTTGGCGTTATAAACAACATGAATTTCGCAGGATACTTCCTGATAACATGGGACTTCATACAGTTCGCATTTAAAAACAAAATTCCTGTTGGCCCGGGCCGCGGTTCCGCCGCTGGAAGCCTCGTGGCCTACTCCCTCTCCATAACCGACATCGACCCGATAAAATACGGTCTTCTCTTCGAGCGGTTCCTGAACCCGGAACGTATCTCAATGCCGGATATCGATATAGATTTCTGCATGGAGAGGCGCGATGAGGTAATCAAGTATGTCTCGGACAAATACGGCGAAAAGAGCGTAGCGCAGATAATCACGTTTGGAACGATGAAAGCAAGGGCCGTACTTCGCGATGTCGGACGTGTAATGGATATGGGGTATTCAGATGTCGACCGGATAGCAAAGCTGATACCGGAAACCCTGAACATCACTATCAAGGAGGCGATAAAGACCGAACCGAGGCTCGCCGACCTCATCAAGAAAGATCCCCGCGTAAAGGAACTGATGGAAACGGCTGAAGTGCTTGAAGGTGTGTCGCGCCACGCATCGACCCACGCGGCTGGCGTGGTTATCGCCCCTTCGGAGCTTACAGAGTACCTCCCCCTTTACCGCACAAACAAGGGGGACGTAGTCACGCAGTACCCGATGAACAACTGCGAAGACCTCGGCCTCCTGAAAATGGACTTTCTCGGACTCCGCACACTAACGGTCATCGACTGGACGGAAAAGAAGATCAAATCTAAAAAGGATCCCGCATTTTCCATCAAGTCGATCCCGATGGACGACAAAAAGACTTTCAAACTCCTTTCGGAAGCTAAAACACTCGGCATATTCCAGCTAGAATCGTCCGGCATGAGGGATATACTTCGAAAACTGAAACCTGAGAACTTTACCGACATAATAGCCCTGGTAGCTCTCTACCGGCCAGGCCCTATCGGAAGCGGTATGATAGATTCATTCATCAGGCGAAAGCATGGCACTGAAAAGACCGAAAATATACTTCCGCAAATGACCGAAGCGCTGGCGGAAACCTACGGCGTAATCGTATACCAGGAACAGGTCATGAAACTGGCTAACGTCCTGGCAGGTTTTACGATGGGAGAAGCCGATACTCTTCGCAAGGCGATGGGGAAAAAGAAGATGGACGTTATGGAAAACATGCGCGAAAAATTCATGGAAGGGGCGAAAAAGGCGAAGATCAACGAAAAGAAGGCGGGTGAAGTTTTCGACTTGATGTATAAATTCGCCGAATACGGTTTCAACAAATCACACTCCGCCGCGTATGCCCTCCTAAGTTACCAGACAGCCTACCTCAAAGCGCACTATCCGCACGAGTTCATGTCCTCCATGCTCACAAGCGAAATGGACAACACCGCGAAGGTGGTTCTTTACAGGAACGAATGCAAGGATATGGGGATCGATATAAGGCCTCCCGACGTGAACCTTAGCGGTGAATACTACTACGTTGACGGAAACGACATCATCTTCTGCATGGCAGGAATAAAGAACGTCGGCCTCGGCGCGGTACGGGAAATAATTCGCGCCAGAAATGAGAACGGTCATTTCAAGACGGTAGTCGACTTCGCAAAAGCGGTAGACACAAAACTGATCAACAAAAGGGCTTTTGAATCTCTGGTTAAATGCGGGGCGTTTGACAGTCTCCACCCAAACCGGGCGGCAATTTTTGAAGCTATCGACAATCTTTTCGATGAATCAGCAAAAGCTAGAAACGATAAAACAAGCGGACAAAAAAGCATGTTCGACCAATTGGAAACCGAACAGGAAGAGACCCTTCGGCTTGTACCCGATAAAAATCCATGGCCGGAACGTGACAAGCTATCCTACGAAAAGGAGATGGTCGGCTTTTACATAACCGGACATCCGCTGGAACCTTTCCAGAAGGATATCAAACACCTCGCCACCCATTTTGTAACCGACCTCGCCGACACGCCTAGCAAACGTGAAGTAAGGCTCTGTGGAGTAGTCAGCTCGCTTCGAACCCAGCTTACGAAAAAGAAAAAGCTGATGGCCTATGTCACGCTTGAGGATCTTACAGGCTCGATTAGCGTTATCATCTGGCCCGAACTCCTTGAGAAATCCCACTCGCTTCTGGAGAGCAACGATCCTGTTTTCCTTGTCGGCCAGCTCGACGCCGGCGAAAATGAAACCAAGATGATCGCGAGTGAAATCATCTCGCTCAAGGAGGCAAAAACCAAGTTCACAAACACAATTCACCTGAAGATCAATATGGTGGGCCTGGAAGAAAAACTGCTGGAGGAGATACGCTCCGTCGCGAAAAAACACAGGGGAAAAAGCACCCTCACCCTCCACTTCACCTTCCCGGATAAAAAGAGGGTATTCGTTAACGCCTCCGACAAATATGGAGTGACCGCGGACGACAAATTCCTGGACGAAATAGAAACTATACTCGGTCCGAACTCCGTCTACTGCTCCTGA
- a CDS encoding cache domain-containing protein: MLKHFLKRLYALALVIMLLPLSCSGKPDADLKNSTFKKLSSMRTAKKETVISHLERLFKKASRAGEDKIVVDYFFRHRSSDKSLISANPLYSADETSLEYYYVKELHEFYDILFIDSSGFIFSTIRKEADYRKNIFEGDLAKSRISTLLKSDPYVRFVDYDYYAPSKEAASFIINPVKEKGELAGWIAFQYSINTINALLTDVITTGELGNTGEIYLVNEENLMLSQSRFFPTNTIMNFNVDTESLKKAIGKNEGEIISEDYRGVRVFSSFEKFSFMGNNWIIVSEVDEDEVITKHFRENMEYFINRMYKKLSIGYDDGSGIKEITENLIKVDINEYASGKKGEALSTLGISTCTGLVISYPGRFTYLGHIYPLDSTFFSSFERSAINILYKARGELFGDGTNDLLGNMFREIREFKIYPYEKRELKAVIVAVHTDNLKTIIERLLDFGFMLSQITIVYSSDMDYANIYTRVGDDSISIAWINEQSQGKIYTNPANNKNLGEIFKEISGYSLN, translated from the coding sequence ATGCTGAAACACTTTTTGAAACGGTTATACGCGCTGGCGCTTGTTATTATGCTCCTCCCTCTCTCGTGCAGTGGAAAGCCTGACGCCGACCTTAAAAACTCGACCTTTAAAAAGCTCTCTTCCATGCGTACGGCAAAGAAGGAAACCGTAATCTCGCACCTTGAGAGGCTATTCAAAAAAGCATCCAGGGCCGGAGAGGACAAAATCGTTGTTGACTATTTTTTCCGCCATCGCTCCAGCGACAAGAGCCTGATAAGCGCCAACCCTTTGTACTCCGCCGATGAAACGTCGCTTGAGTATTATTACGTGAAGGAACTCCATGAATTTTACGACATCCTCTTTATCGACAGCAGCGGGTTCATTTTCAGCACGATTAGAAAGGAAGCCGATTACCGGAAAAATATATTCGAAGGGGATCTGGCAAAATCGCGTATATCAACGCTGCTGAAATCCGACCCCTATGTCCGATTTGTGGATTACGACTATTATGCCCCGTCAAAAGAAGCAGCCTCCTTCATAATCAATCCGGTAAAGGAGAAGGGAGAGCTTGCCGGATGGATCGCTTTCCAATATTCGATCAACACCATAAACGCGCTTCTCACCGATGTCATAACGACCGGCGAACTCGGCAATACCGGCGAAATATACCTCGTGAATGAAGAAAATTTAATGCTCTCTCAATCCCGCTTTTTCCCTACAAATACAATTATGAATTTCAATGTTGATACGGAATCGCTTAAAAAAGCCATTGGGAAAAATGAAGGTGAAATAATCTCGGAAGATTACAGGGGAGTGCGCGTGTTCAGCTCTTTTGAAAAATTCAGCTTCATGGGGAACAACTGGATAATCGTCTCCGAAGTGGATGAAGATGAAGTGATAACAAAACACTTCAGGGAAAATATGGAATATTTTATCAACCGGATGTATAAAAAGCTCTCAATCGGGTACGACGACGGTTCGGGTATCAAGGAAATAACCGAAAACCTCATAAAGGTCGATATCAATGAATATGCCAGCGGGAAAAAGGGGGAAGCTCTTTCGACCTTAGGCATAAGCACCTGCACAGGTCTGGTAATCTCATACCCCGGACGGTTTACCTATCTAGGGCATATCTATCCGCTTGACAGCACCTTCTTCTCATCATTCGAGAGGTCGGCCATCAACATCCTTTACAAAGCCAGGGGGGAGCTTTTCGGCGATGGGACAAACGATCTGCTCGGCAACATGTTTCGCGAGATCAGGGAATTCAAGATCTACCCCTATGAAAAAAGGGAATTAAAGGCTGTAATAGTCGCCGTTCACACGGATAATCTGAAAACCATTATTGAAAGGCTTCTTGATTTCGGCTTTATGCTTTCCCAAATCACGATTGTTTACTCTTCGGATATGGATTATGCCAACATATATACCCGTGTTGGGGACGATTCCATTTCAATCGCGTGGATAAACGAACAGTCGCAGGGAAAAATCTATACAAACCCTGCAAATAATAAAAACCTTGGCGAAATATTCAAGGAAATTTCTGGTTACTCTTTAAACTAA
- the guaB gene encoding IMP dehydrogenase: MLKLPLDLYLTFDDVMLLPDHSKVLPRDVELKTNLTKTVKLNVPLISAPMDTVTTSTLAIALAQEGGIGIIHRNLPIDLQAAEIEKVKRYSSGMIADPITLTRKQTIKEALEVMNKYNISGIPITEGDKLVGILSNRDLRFVTNMKLLIDDLMTKEDLVTAEVGISMDKAKELLQKHRKEKLLVVDKKGKLVGLITVKDIEKSITYPDALKDERGQLLVGGALGTGDDRFDRADAIVKSGVDVIVIDTAHGHSEGVLRTVDEIKKKHPAISLIAGNIATAKATRALIDAGVDAVKVGIGPGSICTTRIISGVGVPQISAVAHCAGEAKKDGVPVISDGGIKYSGDVVKAIAAGASSVMIGSLFAGTEESPGEKILYHGRTYKEYRGMGSIGAMQEGSSDRYFQEAGATSNKLVPEGVEARIPYKGAVSQVVFQLLGGLRSGMGYCGTATIRELQEKSTFIRITNAGLKESHVHDVDITKEAPNYGIE; the protein is encoded by the coding sequence ATGTTAAAACTTCCTCTCGATTTATATCTTACGTTCGACGATGTTATGCTCCTTCCGGATCACTCCAAAGTGCTTCCAAGGGATGTCGAACTAAAGACGAATCTCACAAAAACGGTAAAACTGAACGTCCCTCTGATATCTGCTCCGATGGATACGGTGACCACCTCCACCCTGGCAATAGCTCTCGCCCAGGAGGGGGGCATCGGGATAATACACCGAAACCTCCCTATCGACCTTCAAGCGGCTGAGATCGAAAAGGTAAAGAGGTACAGTTCCGGTATGATAGCCGACCCGATAACCCTCACGCGCAAACAGACCATCAAAGAAGCGCTTGAGGTTATGAACAAATACAACATTTCCGGGATCCCTATTACCGAAGGGGACAAGCTGGTAGGTATCCTCTCAAACCGCGACCTTAGGTTTGTAACGAACATGAAACTCCTCATCGACGACCTTATGACCAAGGAAGACCTTGTAACGGCTGAAGTCGGCATCTCTATGGACAAGGCTAAGGAGCTTTTGCAGAAACACCGCAAGGAGAAGCTCCTCGTCGTCGATAAAAAAGGGAAGCTCGTGGGATTGATCACCGTTAAGGATATCGAAAAATCGATCACATACCCGGATGCCCTTAAGGATGAGAGGGGTCAGCTCCTTGTCGGAGGCGCCCTCGGAACAGGCGACGACCGGTTCGACCGCGCCGATGCCATCGTAAAATCCGGCGTAGACGTAATTGTTATCGACACCGCGCACGGACATTCCGAAGGTGTGCTGAGGACCGTCGATGAAATAAAAAAGAAACACCCTGCCATCTCCCTTATTGCCGGAAATATCGCCACTGCCAAGGCGACCAGAGCGCTAATAGACGCTGGGGTCGACGCGGTCAAGGTCGGTATCGGCCCGGGCTCCATCTGCACCACAAGGATAATCTCAGGCGTTGGTGTTCCCCAGATCTCCGCTGTCGCTCACTGTGCCGGGGAAGCGAAAAAGGACGGAGTTCCTGTCATTTCCGACGGCGGGATCAAGTATTCAGGCGATGTCGTAAAGGCGATCGCCGCCGGTGCATCATCTGTGATGATAGGCTCCCTTTTTGCCGGCACTGAGGAGAGCCCGGGAGAGAAGATCCTCTATCACGGCAGAACCTACAAGGAGTACAGGGGGATGGGGTCCATCGGAGCGATGCAGGAAGGGAGTTCAGACAGGTATTTCCAGGAAGCGGGCGCTACCAGCAACAAGCTCGTGCCGGAAGGGGTCGAAGCGAGAATACCGTACAAGGGGGCAGTCTCCCAGGTCGTGTTCCAGCTCCTTGGCGGGCTCCGCTCCGGGATGGGCTATTGCGGAACCGCCACAATACGGGAACTGCAGGAGAAATCCACATTTATCAGGATAACCAACGCGGGGCTGAAGGAAAGCCATGTCCATGACGTTGACATTACCAAGGAAGCTCCCAATTACGGAATTGAGTAA
- the guaA gene encoding glutamine-hydrolyzing GMP synthase: MDDVVHQEKILILDFGSQYTQLIARRVREIGVYCEIFPCNAPTSKIREFNPKGIILSGSPFSVHQRTAPKIPKGVLDAGLPILGICYGMQIITKTLGGTVELSKTREYGHAMLKIDDKSDLFRGLADSEQVWMSHGDRIVKIPNGFTSIAHTDNSPVAAMKNGKGVFTLQFHPEVVHTPNGKTILQNFVKDICGCACNWSMRSFLVYEVERIKEIVGKDKVLLGISGGVDSTVAAAIIHKAIGDQLTCLFIDNGLLRKDEAKKVLKTFKEELHIKVKFKDASDVFLKPLSKVTDPEKKRKIIGRQFINVFREEAKKIGKNVNFLAQGTLYPDVIESVSFRGPSAVIKSHHNVGGLPKVMRMKLLEPFRELFKDEVRTLGLEMKISETLIHRQPFPGPGLAIRIIGAVTKERLEILRNADEIVVDEIKKAGLYREIWQSFAVLLPVKSVGVMGDERTYDNAIAVRAVNSKDAMTADWVRLPGDLLAKISNRIINEVNGVNRVVYDISSKPPGTIEWE; encoded by the coding sequence ATGGATGACGTCGTACATCAGGAAAAGATCCTGATACTTGACTTCGGTTCGCAATATACACAGCTTATCGCGAGGCGCGTAAGGGAGATCGGCGTCTATTGCGAAATTTTTCCCTGCAATGCCCCAACTTCCAAGATCCGTGAATTCAATCCGAAAGGGATAATACTTTCCGGCTCCCCATTCTCCGTGCATCAGCGCACGGCGCCGAAAATCCCGAAAGGGGTGCTTGACGCCGGGCTCCCGATTCTCGGCATCTGCTACGGGATGCAGATAATCACAAAAACACTCGGCGGAACGGTGGAGCTATCAAAGACGCGCGAATACGGCCATGCTATGCTGAAGATCGACGACAAGTCCGACTTGTTCCGCGGGCTGGCCGACAGCGAACAGGTCTGGATGTCCCACGGCGATCGCATTGTAAAAATACCGAACGGCTTCACCTCCATCGCGCACACGGACAACTCCCCCGTGGCGGCGATGAAAAACGGGAAGGGTGTTTTCACCCTTCAGTTCCATCCGGAGGTTGTGCATACCCCAAACGGAAAAACAATACTCCAGAACTTCGTGAAGGATATCTGCGGCTGCGCGTGCAACTGGAGCATGAGATCGTTCCTCGTCTATGAAGTCGAACGCATAAAGGAGATAGTCGGCAAGGACAAGGTTCTCCTTGGGATTTCAGGCGGAGTCGACTCCACTGTCGCCGCGGCGATAATTCACAAGGCGATCGGGGATCAGCTCACTTGTCTGTTCATAGACAACGGCCTCCTTAGAAAAGACGAGGCGAAAAAGGTACTTAAAACATTCAAGGAAGAGCTTCATATAAAGGTTAAATTCAAGGATGCCTCCGATGTTTTCCTCAAGCCTCTATCAAAAGTCACGGATCCCGAGAAGAAGAGAAAGATAATCGGAAGACAGTTCATCAACGTCTTCCGCGAGGAAGCCAAAAAAATAGGAAAGAACGTGAACTTCCTCGCGCAGGGCACGTTATACCCGGATGTGATCGAATCGGTTTCCTTCAGAGGGCCGTCGGCAGTGATCAAAAGCCATCATAATGTAGGGGGACTACCGAAGGTCATGAGAATGAAGCTCCTGGAGCCGTTCCGCGAACTCTTCAAGGATGAGGTGAGAACCCTCGGCCTGGAGATGAAGATCAGCGAAACCCTTATACACAGACAGCCTTTTCCCGGTCCCGGTCTTGCAATCAGGATAATCGGGGCCGTTACGAAGGAGAGGCTTGAGATACTAAGGAACGCCGATGAAATCGTCGTGGATGAGATCAAGAAAGCCGGCCTGTACAGGGAAATATGGCAGTCTTTCGCAGTGCTCCTCCCGGTAAAATCGGTAGGGGTAATGGGTGACGAACGTACCTATGACAATGCGATAGCCGTCCGGGCGGTGAACAGCAAGGACGCAATGACAGCCGACTGGGTGCGCCTTCCGGGGGATCTTTTGGCCAAAATATCCAACCGGATTATTAATGAAGTTAATGGTGTAAATCGGGTGGTTTATGATATATCCTCTAAACCGCCGGGAACAATAGAATGGGAATAA
- a CDS encoding FAD:protein FMN transferase: MASPCEILMETDDAKLAMKLLRIAAREAFRIERKYSRYVSGNIIDKINNANGERVKVDDETALLIDFANSCFELSEGLFDVTSGVLRKAWKFDGSSNLPEQVLIDSILPNVGWGKVTWEKPYFSMPAGMELDFGGIGKEYAVDRTVLLLREAKKIALLVNFGGDIYTGGEKRDGKPWLVGIEDPSGGEKASKVLEITNGALATSGDTKRYLLKDGKRLGHILNPLTGWPVEDAPSSVTVADDTCTNAGILATLAMLHGANAEEFLEEQGVRFWCVR, encoded by the coding sequence ATGGCGAGTCCGTGCGAAATACTAATGGAGACCGATGACGCGAAGCTCGCCATGAAACTCCTTCGCATAGCCGCCCGCGAGGCCTTCCGCATTGAAAGGAAATACAGCCGCTACGTGAGCGGGAATATCATCGACAAGATCAACAACGCCAACGGGGAAAGGGTAAAGGTAGACGACGAGACCGCTCTCCTTATCGATTTTGCAAACAGCTGTTTTGAACTCAGCGAGGGCTTATTCGATGTAACCTCCGGCGTGTTAAGGAAGGCCTGGAAATTCGACGGAAGCAGCAACCTTCCGGAGCAGGTGCTGATAGACAGCATTCTGCCCAATGTCGGCTGGGGGAAGGTGACGTGGGAGAAGCCTTACTTCAGTATGCCCGCCGGGATGGAGCTTGATTTTGGCGGCATTGGAAAGGAGTACGCGGTAGACAGAACGGTTCTCCTCCTGCGTGAAGCAAAAAAAATCGCGTTACTGGTGAATTTCGGCGGGGATATCTATACCGGCGGGGAGAAGAGGGACGGCAAGCCGTGGCTGGTTGGTATAGAGGATCCTTCCGGGGGGGAGAAGGCATCAAAGGTGCTTGAGATAACCAACGGCGCGCTCGCTACAAGCGGCGATACAAAAAGATATCTTTTGAAGGACGGCAAGAGACTTGGGCATATACTGAATCCTTTAACCGGCTGGCCCGTGGAGGACGCCCCCTCCTCAGTGACCGTAGCGGATGATACATGCACAAATGCGGGGATACTGGCGACGCTTGCCATGCTGCATGGCGCGAACGCGGAGGAGTTCCTTGAGGAGCAGGGGGTGCGCTTCTGGTGCGTACGGTAA
- a CDS encoding DUF3570 domain-containing protein, which produces MQLKKKGPIRAALATATCTLLGVTSIASAATNLDGWQLDGAFLLYTEANRITVVEPVINGKKDFGGDRFLNLRLMLDAVSGASPNGASPSDQPQTFTSPSGVMTYTVNEGDAPVHPHFKDTRLALSAAWDQPITRITKGNIGLNFSKENDFQSLGTGVGIAQDLFSRNTTLTLSISTEANTINPTGGIPTHMTNMIPPGQVASFEAQQSRDVQDGLIGLTQIISRHAIMQLNYSYGKTNGYQNDPYKLISIVDRTTGKPIRYVYENRPELRIRESLLWQGRYHFATNVAGLAYRYYWDDWGVVSNTVDITYQIMFGEKDFIEPHIRLYHQSATNFYRHSLVYESDASRYPEFASADYRLGDMDGITVGVKFNTDMFLKKDASIRLEYYRQSGNSHPADAIGVQKDMDMFPTIHAFIVQILVTY; this is translated from the coding sequence ATGCAACTGAAAAAGAAAGGGCCGATACGCGCCGCGCTCGCAACGGCTACCTGCACACTGCTCGGGGTGACGTCCATCGCTTCTGCCGCCACAAATCTGGACGGATGGCAGCTAGATGGAGCGTTTCTCCTCTACACTGAAGCAAATCGGATCACTGTCGTTGAGCCGGTAATAAACGGAAAGAAGGATTTTGGAGGCGACAGGTTCCTGAACCTGAGGCTTATGCTTGACGCCGTGAGCGGTGCTTCTCCCAATGGAGCGTCACCCTCCGACCAGCCGCAGACATTCACAAGCCCGTCGGGGGTAATGACCTACACGGTAAATGAGGGTGATGCGCCGGTACACCCCCACTTTAAGGATACCCGCCTTGCGCTTAGCGCCGCCTGGGATCAGCCGATCACGAGAATAACAAAAGGGAACATCGGCCTGAACTTCTCGAAAGAGAACGATTTCCAGTCACTCGGAACAGGCGTTGGAATAGCTCAGGATCTGTTCAGCAGGAACACTACCCTAACTCTGTCGATATCGACCGAAGCGAACACGATAAATCCCACCGGAGGGATACCAACCCACATGACTAATATGATCCCACCTGGACAGGTGGCATCGTTTGAAGCGCAACAATCCCGGGACGTTCAGGACGGGCTTATAGGGCTAACCCAGATTATTAGCCGCCACGCCATCATGCAGCTTAATTACTCATATGGCAAAACAAACGGCTACCAGAATGATCCATACAAGCTTATAAGTATCGTCGATAGAACTACCGGAAAACCTATCAGGTATGTTTATGAGAACCGGCCCGAATTACGGATCCGGGAGAGCCTCCTTTGGCAGGGGCGATACCACTTTGCCACAAATGTTGCGGGTCTGGCGTACAGGTACTACTGGGATGACTGGGGGGTCGTATCAAATACGGTGGATATCACATACCAGATCATGTTCGGCGAAAAGGATTTCATCGAACCGCATATAAGGCTTTACCATCAGTCGGCGACCAATTTTTACCGGCACAGCCTCGTTTATGAATCTGATGCGAGCCGGTATCCTGAATTTGCGAGCGCGGATTACCGCCTTGGCGATATGGACGGGATCACCGTCGGCGTGAAATTCAATACCGACATGTTTCTTAAAAAGGATGCAAGCATAAGGCTTGAATATTACAGGCAGTCGGGCAACAGCCATCCAGCCGACGCGATCGGAGTGCAGAAGGATATGGACATGTTCCCGACTATCCACGCGTTCATTGTTCAAATACTAGTGACCTATTGA
- a CDS encoding FYDLN acid domain-containing protein — protein sequence MVDPKWGKRYTCHKCGVRFYDLNKPEPKCPKCNADPSKAPVRGSSSRAKTKAYVPVEVEADDIVDTDDDTELVADDEIEDLDDDLPVL from the coding sequence ATGGTAGATCCTAAATGGGGTAAACGCTATACCTGTCACAAGTGTGGAGTACGATTCTACGACTTGAACAAACCTGAACCGAAGTGTCCTAAATGCAACGCCGACCCGTCAAAGGCTCCTGTCAGGGGCTCATCCTCACGCGCCAAGACAAAAGCATACGTCCCCGTTGAGGTCGAGGCGGATGACATTGTGGATACGGATGACGATACGGAACTGGTGGCAGACGATGAAATTGAAGACCTGGATGATGACCTCCCGGTGCTATAG